In Plasmodium gaboni strain SY75 chromosome 14, whole genome shotgun sequence, one genomic interval encodes:
- a CDS encoding hypothetical protein (conserved Plasmodium protein, unknown function): MELFKEISQDESNKDSKENDNINEEIDIEQLKDKVKDLELQLEYEIKQHNVEIEEREETIKMLETRIQELEHYKNDVTEKDEAIINMSEKLLILSNKYDILVKESKLQEEELKHFKNKKKYRNDKTNEYILGLKNQNNEIKKDHELLNEKYAQLVKEYAILQNTCKVLNVQLENNQKNMELLIKEKSNNLDEKTAIKILNIGSKEIIHKRAHNKKVDELSNLKLELEYKDMILNKLMRKQISSGKTVKVEYTNNENIFENEKKLDEMYQKYLDSVCDNDNLKKEINKLHNKINDMKLEEEERLKTISILRDYINKMYKEDVNVNQFDDLINNILKDNTSLNEELSKQKRKNMADIYYFTKELQTVKKDKFKIIEKFDSKKVTNIPHLYEPLNVTLSKENNKREISDDDNNNNEPKGDLNFLNKNSDINSSKSNIKKSLKTSDLAHIYMQDYMNNVQNKA, from the exons ATGGAACTTTTTAAGG AAATAAGCCAAGATGAATCAAATAAGGATAGcaaagaaaatgataatat AAATGAAGAAATAGATATAGAACaattaaaagataaagTGAAAGACTTAGAATTACAATTAGAATACGAAATAAAGCAACATAATGTCGAAATAGAAGAAAG AGAAGAGACCATAAAAATGTTAGAAACAAGAATTCAAGAATTAGAgcattataaaaatgatgtaacagaaaaagatgaagcaattataaatatgagtgagaaattattaattttatcaaataaatatgatattttaGTTAAAGAATCTAAATTACAAGAAGAAGaattaaaacattttaaaaataaaaaaaaatatagaaatgataaaacaaatgaatatatattggGTCTcaaaaatcaaaataatgaaattaaaaaagatcacgaattattaaatgaaaaatatgcTCAATTAGTAAAGGAATACGCAATTCTTCAAAATACATGTAAAGTATTAAATGTGCAATTAGAAAAcaatcaaaaaaatatggaatTACTAATAAAGGAAAAATCTAAC AATCTTGATGAGAAAACCGCgattaaaatattaaatatagGATCG AAAGAAATTATACACAAGAGGGCACATAATAAAA aGGTTGATGAATTAAGTAACTTAAAACTAGAATTAGAATATAAGGATATGATTCTGAACAAGCTAATGAGAAAACAAATTAGTTCAGGAAAAACTGTCAAAGTGgaatatacaaataatgaaaatatatttgaaaatgag aaaaaattagatgaaatgtatcaaaaatatttagaTTCTGTCTGCGATAACGACAATTTAAAG aaggaaattaataaattacataacaaaataaatgatatgAAACTGGAAGAAGAGGAGCGTTTAAAAACTATA aGCATACTAAGagattatataaataagatGTATAAAGAGGATGTGAATGTGAACCA GTTTGATGATTTGATAAATAACATTTTAAAGGATAATACAAGTTTAAATGAAGAATTGTCTAAGCAGAAAAGAAa AAATATGGCCgacatttattatttcacCAAAGAATTGCAAACTGTCAAAAAAGACAAGTTCAAGATCATTGAAAAATTTGATAGTAAGAAGGTTACTAATATTCCGCATTTGTATGAGCCCTTAAATGTAACGTTAAGTAAAGAAAACAACAAAAGAGAAATATCagatgatgataataataataacgAACCAAAAGGTgatttaaattttttaaataagaATTCGGATATAAACTCTTCCAAatcaaatattaaaaaatcGTTAAAAACAAGTGATTTAGCtcatatttatatgcaAGATTATATGAACAATGTACAAAACAAGGcttaa
- a CDS encoding hypothetical protein (conserved Plasmodium protein, unknown function): MKYVPPHLRVHNEEKAEAPVENVVEDLKEKVVELKKEEKEIDTDSSTEGDEFDIVLNSVVISQISKNKDLRGELLGYYIKNNDDKKKKKKKKKKKGKNSNNDDTEKNGNHEMEEDDDEDVEDDDDEDVEDDDDEDDDDDDDEEDDDDDEDDDDEDDEKKNKKKNKKNNKKNKKKDNKKPNLVDINQSFCVSNIEDICIDKIIKLTNKYELPKQRYNELLNNLTLYFNKNKYEEEGEKYINEVINYYEDYVNIMSELNFETTSFGFYININDIRKKEVLVTLLLCSLINKNSFVLCFSEKYGKLIFSAYKIDVDVIFEIKNQIKNSTFNQFNDILNVELKKNGLNSKNILQPIPIIIKNSVISSIFLKVLKNKNKNYISSLDYLNTLEVDSLENHVHETCKSLELLKTEQEKLIKYKKDVFKQLQTQKVYQEKKKLEKEKNKIVHDNPDTNDEDINMQNLFKNIPQPSLLFPYVLTMSNNVLNDNINNLCSHAIAKSYLYYKNAKP, encoded by the coding sequence ATGAAATATGTTCCTCCTCATTTAAGAGTTCACAATGAAGAGAAAGCTGAGGCGCCTGTTGAAAATGTTGTAGAGGATTTGAAAGAAAAAGTTGTAGagttaaaaaaagaagaaaaggAAATTGATACAGATAGCAGCACTGAAGGAGATGAATTTGATATTGTTTTAAATAGTGTTGTGATTAGTCAAATatctaaaaataaagaCTTACGTGGAGAGTTGTTAGGTTactatataaaaaataatgatgataagaaaaagaagaagaagaagaaaaaaaaaaaaggtaaaaatagtaataatgatgatacTGAAAAGAATGGTAATCATGAAATGGAAgaagatgatgatgaagatgTAGAAGACGACGATGATGAAGATGTAGAAGACGACgatgatgaagatgatgatgacgatgatgatgaagagGATGACGACgatgatgaagatgatgatgatgaggatgatgaaaagaaaaataagaaaaaaaataaaaagaataataaaaagaataaaaaaaaagataataaaaaacCAAATCTTGTAGATATTAATCAATCATTTTGTGTTAGTAATATTGAAGATATATGTATtgataaaattattaaattaacaaataaatatgaattaCCAAAACAAAGatataatgaattattaaataatttaacattatattttaataaaaataaatatgaagaagaaggagaaaaatatattaatgaagtaataaattattatgaagattatgtaaatattatgtCAGAATTGAATTTTGAAACAACATCTTTTGgattttatataaatattaatgatataagaaaaaaagaagtATTAGTtactttattattatgttctctaattaataaaaattcattTGTTTTATGTTTCTCagaaaaatatggaaaattaattttttcagCATATAAAATAGATGTTGATGTTATATTTGAAATtaaaaatcaaataaaaaattcaaCTTTTAATCAATTTAATGATATCTTGAATGtagaattaaaaaaaaatgggCTTAATAGTAAAAATATCTTACAACCTATTCctattataattaaaaattcGGTTATTAGTTCGATCTTTTTGAAAGTacttaaaaataaaaataaaaattatatctCCTCTCTAGATTATTTAAATACATTAGAAGTTGATTCTTTAGAAAACCATGTTCATGAAACCTGTAAATCACTTGAACTCTTAAAAACTGAAcaagaaaaattaattaaatataaaaaagatgtTTTCAAACAATTACAAACACAAAAAGTATAccaagaaaaaaagaaacttgaaaaagaaaaaaataaaattgttCATGATAATCCAGATACAAATGATGAAGATATCAACATGCAAAATCTATTCAAAAATATTCCACAGCCCTCATTATTATTCCCATATGTATTAACAATGAGTAACAACGTActaaatgataatattaataatttgtGTAGTCATGCTATAGCCAAGTCTTATTTGTACTATAAAAATGCAAAACcataa
- a CDS encoding glutathione reductase (transcript variant 2; alternatively spliced): protein MYKHRYFHFFFFFFFFLLSTKIIRSFSFLNNITNLSNPVYFKKKANMVYDLIVIGGGSGGMAAARRAARHNAKVALIEKARLGGTCVNVGCVPKKIMFNAASVHDILENSRHYGFDTNFSFNLPLLVERRDKYIQRLNNIYRQNLNNDKVDLYEGTASFLSENRILIKGTKDNNRGNGPLNEEILEGRNILIAVGNKPVFPPVKGIEYTISSDEFFNIKESKKIGIVGSGYIAVELINVIKRLGIDSYIFARGNRILRKFDESVINVLENDMKKNNINIVTFADIVEIKKVSDKNLSIHLSDGRVYEHFDHVIYCVGRSPDTKNLNLENLNVETNNNYIVVDENQRTSVNNIYAVGDCCMVKKSKEIEDLNLLKLYNEEAYLNKKENITGDMFYNVQLTPVAINAGRLLADRLFLKKTRKTNYKLIPTVIFSHPPIGTIGLSEEAAIQIYGKENVKIYESKFTNLFFSVYDIEPELKEKTYLKLVCVGKDELIKGLHIIGLNADEIVQGFAVALKMNATKKDFDETIPIHPTAAEEFLTLQPWMK, encoded by the exons ATGTACAAACATAGATactttcatttttttttctttttctttttttttctcttgtcaaccaaaataataagaagTTTTAGTTTTCTTAACAATATTACAAATTTGAGTAATCCagtatattttaaaaaaaaggcAAATATGGTTTACGACTTGATTGTAATCGGTGGTGGAAGTGGAGGAATGGCTGCAGCTAGGAGGGCAGCAAG GCATAATGCAAAGGTTGCTCTTATTGAAAAAGCCCGTTTAGGTGGAACGTGTGTCAATGTTGGATGTGTTCCTAAAAAA ATTATGTTCAATGCTGCGTCGGTTCATGATATTTTGGAGAATTCTAGGCATTACGGATTTGACACGAATTTTTCTTTCAACTTACCTCTGTTAGTAGAGAGAAGAGATAAGTACATTCAAAGgttgaataatatttatagacaaaatttaaataacGACAAGGTAGATTTGTATGAAGGAACAGCTAGCTTTTTAAGCGAAAATAGgatattaataaaaggtacaaaagataataatagaGGAAATGGACCCTTGAATGAAGAAATTCTTGAAGGAAGAAATATTCTTATAGCAGTTGGAAATAAACCAGTATTTCCACCAGTTAAAGGTATAGAATATACAATATCAAGCGatgaattttttaatattaaagaatCTAAAAAAATTGGTATTGTTGGAAGTGGATATATAGCAGTtgaattaataaatgttataaaaCGATTAGGTATTgattcttatatatttgcTAGAGGAAATAGAATCTTAAGAAAATTTGATGAATCTGTTATTAATGTATTAGAAAAtgatatgaaaaaaaataatattaatattgtAACATTTGCAGATATTgttgaaataaaaaaagttagtgataaaaatttatcAATACATTTATCTGATGGAAGAGTATATGAGCATTTTGATCATGTCATTTATTGTGTTGGTAGATCACCAGATACGAAGAATTTAAATTTAGAAAACTTAAATGTagaaacaaataataattatatagtAGTAGATGAAAATCAAAGAACCAGTGTAAACAATATTTATGCTGTTGGTGATTGTTGTATGGtaaaaaaatcaaaagAAATCGAAGATTTAAATTTAttgaaattatataatgaagaaGCATAtctaaataaaaaagaaaatattacaGGAGATATGTTTTATAATGTTCAATTAACACCAGTAGCTATCAATGCAGGAAGATTATTAGCTGATagattatttttaaaaaaaacaagaaaaacaaattataaaCTTATACCAACTGTTATATTTTCTCATCCACCCATAGGTACTATTGGTCTTTCTGAAGAAGCAGCAATTCAAATCTATGGAAAAGAAAatgttaaaatatatgaatcGAAATTTACGaatttattcttttctGTTTATGATATAGAACCAGAActaaaagaaaaaacatATCTTAAATTAGTATGTGTTGGAAAAGATGAATTAATTAAAGGTTTACATATAATAGGATTAAATGCAGATGAAATTGTTCAAGGTTTTGCAGTAGCCTTAAAAATGAATGCCACCAAAAAAGATTTTGATGAAACAATACCTATACATCCTACAGCAGCAGAAGAATTTTTAACCTTACAGCCATGGATGAAATGA
- a CDS encoding glutathione reductase (transcript variant 1; alternatively spliced), with amino-acid sequence MVYDLIVIGGGSGGMAAARRAARHNAKVALIEKARLGGTCVNVGCVPKKIMFNAASVHDILENSRHYGFDTNFSFNLPLLVERRDKYIQRLNNIYRQNLNNDKVDLYEGTASFLSENRILIKGTKDNNRGNGPLNEEILEGRNILIAVGNKPVFPPVKGIEYTISSDEFFNIKESKKIGIVGSGYIAVELINVIKRLGIDSYIFARGNRILRKFDESVINVLENDMKKNNINIVTFADIVEIKKVSDKNLSIHLSDGRVYEHFDHVIYCVGRSPDTKNLNLENLNVETNNNYIVVDENQRTSVNNIYAVGDCCMVKKSKEIEDLNLLKLYNEEAYLNKKENITGDMFYNVQLTPVAINAGRLLADRLFLKKTRKTNYKLIPTVIFSHPPIGTIGLSEEAAIQIYGKENVKIYESKFTNLFFSVYDIEPELKEKTYLKLVCVGKDELIKGLHIIGLNADEIVQGFAVALKMNATKKDFDETIPIHPTAAEEFLTLQPWMK; translated from the exons ATGGTTTACGACTTGATTGTAATCGGTGGTGGAAGTGGAGGAATGGCTGCAGCTAGGAGGGCAGCAAG GCATAATGCAAAGGTTGCTCTTATTGAAAAAGCCCGTTTAGGTGGAACGTGTGTCAATGTTGGATGTGTTCCTAAAAAA ATTATGTTCAATGCTGCGTCGGTTCATGATATTTTGGAGAATTCTAGGCATTACGGATTTGACACGAATTTTTCTTTCAACTTACCTCTGTTAGTAGAGAGAAGAGATAAGTACATTCAAAGgttgaataatatttatagacaaaatttaaataacGACAAGGTAGATTTGTATGAAGGAACAGCTAGCTTTTTAAGCGAAAATAGgatattaataaaaggtacaaaagataataatagaGGAAATGGACCCTTGAATGAAGAAATTCTTGAAGGAAGAAATATTCTTATAGCAGTTGGAAATAAACCAGTATTTCCACCAGTTAAAGGTATAGAATATACAATATCAAGCGatgaattttttaatattaaagaatCTAAAAAAATTGGTATTGTTGGAAGTGGATATATAGCAGTtgaattaataaatgttataaaaCGATTAGGTATTgattcttatatatttgcTAGAGGAAATAGAATCTTAAGAAAATTTGATGAATCTGTTATTAATGTATTAGAAAAtgatatgaaaaaaaataatattaatattgtAACATTTGCAGATATTgttgaaataaaaaaagttagtgataaaaatttatcAATACATTTATCTGATGGAAGAGTATATGAGCATTTTGATCATGTCATTTATTGTGTTGGTAGATCACCAGATACGAAGAATTTAAATTTAGAAAACTTAAATGTagaaacaaataataattatatagtAGTAGATGAAAATCAAAGAACCAGTGTAAACAATATTTATGCTGTTGGTGATTGTTGTATGGtaaaaaaatcaaaagAAATCGAAGATTTAAATTTAttgaaattatataatgaagaaGCATAtctaaataaaaaagaaaatattacaGGAGATATGTTTTATAATGTTCAATTAACACCAGTAGCTATCAATGCAGGAAGATTATTAGCTGATagattatttttaaaaaaaacaagaaaaacaaattataaaCTTATACCAACTGTTATATTTTCTCATCCACCCATAGGTACTATTGGTCTTTCTGAAGAAGCAGCAATTCAAATCTATGGAAAAGAAAatgttaaaatatatgaatcGAAATTTACGaatttattcttttctGTTTATGATATAGAACCAGAActaaaagaaaaaacatATCTTAAATTAGTATGTGTTGGAAAAGATGAATTAATTAAAGGTTTACATATAATAGGATTAAATGCAGATGAAATTGTTCAAGGTTTTGCAGTAGCCTTAAAAATGAATGCCACCAAAAAAGATTTTGATGAAACAATACCTATACATCCTACAGCAGCAGAAGAATTTTTAACCTTACAGCCATGGATGAAATGA
- a CDS encoding putative YTH domain-containing protein, whose product MITNKKRRKRNIYDLYTEMQKENYEDEEKKISYIDDGVINLEKQVKMRLEEQSNLLSIKGIDRVDIKQKKGKHSIICIHYIKNMCMKNLFCNYLHQLIYSRIPTCKNYLKYNYCADKVRGCCMFRHTLDNSNNNNLYYNENKDEYLDEALKFLHEKNICVNYLLGFCSLGFNCRKIHKTKSRRYINIISTLPKFFLDSILVNKHLYTHLYNNPKKLSNDMNKLKDALIILSGEKYIDKNLNTNKNENIDHLNKDVLQNNNIFNSNNIDKENINNDSKNQKGVSFFPGYNNIDIKNNKYNNDFIDDKNINNKSSHMNNEKGSFQNNIPSHSYDNNNIIQDNNINIPNVYDLNNNLIGADKMKIFIIKCNQISHLYLSILYGVWATGKNNTRKFVNLFKDNYTIIFLFSVNESGGFQGYAKMVTMPIKNLYENLWGPITSRLGGNFRVQWIKTAKIDFDHFKHIVNPYNDNLPLKKSRDGTELPINVASILCNKMNDMPNEDFLAGTIYEFKRRINHSSFFSNLYKQNILNTNTMWDILIFNLNQKSDCTNITLIDGTEQNIT is encoded by the coding sequence atgaTAACGAATAAGAagagaagaaaaagaaacatTTATGATTTGTATACAGAGATGCAAAAAGAGAATTATGAAGAtgaagagaaaaaaatatcttaTATAGATGATGGGGTAATAAATTTAGAAAAGCAAGTGAAGATGAGATTAGAGGAACAGAGcaatttattatcaatTAAAGGTATTGATAGAGTTGACATAAAACAGAAAAAAGGGAAACATTCtattatatgtattcattatataaaaaacatgtgtatgaaaaatttattttgtaattatttacatcaattaatatattcaagAATACCTACAtgtaaaaattatttaaaatataattattgtGCTGATAAAGTTAGAGGTTGTTGTATGTTCAGACATACCTTAGACAATtctaataataacaatttatattataatgaaaataaagatgaaTATTTAGATGAGGCTTTAAAGTTTTTacatgaaaaaaatatttgtgTTAATTATCTTCTAGGATTTTGTAGTTTGGGTTTTAATTGTCGAAAAATTCATAAAACAAAAAGTagaagatatataaatattataagtaCATTAccaaaattttttttagatTCCATATTAGTTaataaacatttatatacacatttatataataatccTAAGAAACTTTCCaatgatatgaataaattaaaagatgctttaataatattaagtggagaaaaatatatagataagaatttaaatacaaataaaaacGAAAATATTGATCATTTAAATAAGGATGTActacaaaataataatatatttaatagtaataatatagataaagaaaatataaataatgatagtaaaaatcaaaaaggagtatctttttttcctggttataataatattgatataaaaaataataaatataataatgattttatagatgataaaaatataaataataaatcttcacatatgaataatgaaaaaggatcttttcaaaataatattccTTCACATAgttatgataataataatataatacaagataataatataaatatacctaatgtatatgatttaaataataatttaatagGAGCAgataaaatgaaaattttcattataaaatgtaatCAAATAtcacatttatatttatctatattatatggTGTTTGGGCTACtggaaaaaataatactaggaaatttgtaaatttatttaaagataattatacaatcatctttttattttcagTCAATGAAAGTGGAGGATTTCAAGGATATGCAAAAATGGTTACAATGCctataaaaaatttgtaTGAAAATTTATGGGGTCCTATTACTAGTCGTTTAGGTGGTAATTTTCGTGTTCAATGGATCAAAACAGCAAAAATAGATTTTGATCATTTTAAACATATTGTTAATCcatataatgataatttgccattaaaaaaaagtagAGATGGTACTGAATTACCAATAAATGTAGCAAGCATCTtatgtaataaaatgaatgaTATGCCAAATGAAGATTTCTTAGCAGGTActatatatgaatttaaaagaagaataaATCATTCATCCTTTTTTAgtaatttatataaacaaaatatattaaatacaAATACTATGTGGgatattcttatatttaatCTTAATCAGAAATCCGACTGTACTAATATTACTTTAATAGATGGAACAGAGCAAAAcataacataa
- a CDS encoding putative splicing factor 3B subunit 4 yields MFNQYKNPEISHIYERNNEATLYIANLDAQVDEEILCELFMQCGNVKNVHIPRDKINGYHAGYGFVEYEYEYECEYAANILNMTKLFGKALRCNKATQDKRSFDVGANLFIGNLDEEVDEKMLFDIFSSFGQIMTVKVMRNEDDTSKGHGFISYDNFESSDLAIENMNNQFICNKKVHISYAFKKDSKGERHGTAAERFIAANKALNLYPLNENNNNINPSPFTSSNDIPLNNNTTLNQQNNLYLNNAIITNNIIPKLSNDTIPPIINNFYPHNPHQPTSSNYLQAQVGHPTNIPINARGSNAFMLPPKSNNRIGNAIPTNLPTNLPPNLPPNLPPNIPPNIPPNIPPNMPPNMPPNLPPNFPPNLPPNIPPNLPPNFPPTLPPNFPPTFPPNFPPTLPPNFPPNFPPTFPPTLPPNLPPNFPPALPPNIPPGFPPNIPPTLPPNIPPFSEMNLNTKGEDKGNTSD; encoded by the exons atgtTCAACCAATATAAAAACCCGGAAATAAGTCATATTTATGAGAGAAACAATGAAGCGACACTTTATATAG CAAATTTGGATGCACAAGTTGACGAAGAAATATTATGTGAACTTTTTATGCAATGCGGAAATGTAAAAAATGTCCATATTCCACGAGATAAGATAAATGGATATCATGCAg GCTACGGATTTGTAGAATATGAATACGAATACGAGTGCGAATATGCAGcgaatattttaaatatgaCCAAGTTATTTGGAAAAGCATTAAGATGTAACAAAGCCACTCAAGATAAGAGATCTTTCGATGTGGGAGcaaatttatttataggAAATTTAGATGAAGAAGTAGATGAGAAAATGttatttgatattttttcatcatttgGTCAAATAATGACAGTAAAAGTTATGAGGAATGAAGATGATACATCTAAAGGTCATGGATTTATTTCGTATGATAATTTTGAATCAAGTGATTTAGCCatagaaaatatgaataatcaatttatatgtaataaaaaggTACATATATCATATGCCTTTAAAAAAGATAGTAAAGGAGAAAGACATGGAACAGCAGCCGAACGATTTATAGCAGCTAATAAAGctttaaatttatatccattaaatgaaaataataataatattaatcCATCTCCATTTACATCATCAAATGATATTccattaaataataatacaacATTAAATCAACagaataatttatatttaaataatgcAATAATcacaaataatattataccTAAATTATCAAATGATACAATACCTCcaattattaataatttctaTCCACATAATCCTCATCAACCAACTTCATCAAATTATTTACAGGCACAAGTAGGACATCCTACAAATATACCTATAAATGCTAGAGGAAGTAATGCTTTTATGTTACCACcaaaaagtaataatagAATTGGGAATGCTATACCAACTAATCTACCAACTAATCTACCACCTAATCTACCACCTAATCTACCACCTAACATACCACCTAATATACCACCTAATATACCACCTAATATGCCACCTAATATGCCACCTAATCTACCACCTAATTTTCCACCTAATCTACCACCTAATATACCACCTAATCTACCACCTAATTTTCCACCTACTTTACCACCCAACTTTCCACCTACTTTTCCACCCAACTTTCCACCTACTTTACCACCCAACTTTCCCCCCAATTTTCCACCTACATTTCCTCCAACCTTACCTCCTAATTTACCTCCCAATTTTCCACCTGCTTTACCACCTAATATACCTCCAGGTTTTCCCCCCAATATACCTCCCACGCTACCGCCTAATATTCCACCATTTTCAGAAATGAATTTAAATACAAAAGGCGAGGACAAAGGAAACACAAGCGATTAA